The Candidatus Acidulodesulfobacterium acidiphilum genome includes a window with the following:
- a CDS encoding twin-arginine translocation signal domain-containing protein produces the protein MDLKNVSRRSFIKTAAVLAGAAAVNPVNLLKFKPVGNLTIIWNSDSHA, from the coding sequence ATGGATTTAAAAAACGTTTCCAGAAGAAGTTTTATAAAAACCGCCGCCGTCCTTGCGGGAGCGGCGGCGGTAAATCCCGTTAATCTTTTAAAGTTCAAACCGGTAGGTAATTTGACCATAATATGGAATTCAGATTCCCATGCCC
- a CDS encoding DUF302 domain-containing protein: MINKKKNIGLPAFLVIVLTVVYCGSLVFTGNSYGANIPKGPFYILKVKKRFKNALFDLKQGIEDANFSILAVAPISTGIKGIGRKIPHLRVIDFCNLHDGYDLLKNNMNYSAFMPCRIAIYKDGKYTVMISYLPTYFSKFFKNTPEQKKTVIKVTRKIISIMNSVKTGF; encoded by the coding sequence ATGATTAATAAAAAAAAGAATATCGGGCTTCCGGCATTTTTAGTTATAGTTTTAACGGTAGTTTATTGCGGATCGCTTGTATTTACAGGAAACTCATATGGAGCAAATATTCCCAAAGGGCCGTTTTATATTTTAAAAGTTAAAAAAAGATTTAAAAACGCTCTTTTCGACCTTAAACAGGGGATAGAAGACGCTAATTTCAGCATACTTGCCGTCGCTCCCATATCGACGGGCATAAAAGGCATAGGCCGTAAAATACCGCATCTGAGGGTAATTGATTTTTGCAACCTCCATGACGGTTACGACCTTTTAAAAAATAATATGAATTATTCGGCATTTATGCCGTGCAGGATAGCCATATACAAAGACGGAAAATATACCGTTATGATATCTTATTTGCCAACTTATTTTTCTAAATTTTTTAAAAATACGCCTGAGCAAAAGAAAACGGTTATAAAAGTTACCAGGAAGATAATAAGCATAATGAATTCCGTAAAGACCGGATTTTAA
- the soxZ gene encoding thiosulfate oxidation carrier complex protein SoxZ, with amino-acid sequence MGTIMVRVPRKVKKGEIFKIMSITKHPMDTGLVKNPKTGKIIPMWIINKVDIYYDKKLVTSCDYGIAVSANPFLEFYLKADKKAPLEFVMYDTHHNIYKKTVTINVV; translated from the coding sequence ATAGGAACCATTATGGTAAGAGTACCTAGGAAGGTTAAAAAAGGCGAAATATTTAAAATAATGTCCATAACAAAACATCCAATGGATACCGGTCTCGTTAAAAATCCAAAAACAGGAAAGATAATACCTATGTGGATTATTAATAAAGTAGATATTTATTACGATAAAAAATTAGTAACCAGTTGCGATTACGGAATTGCGGTCTCGGCAAATCCTTTTTTGGAATTTTATTTAAAAGCCGATAAAAAAGCGCCTTTAGAATTTGTGATGTATGACACCCATCATAATATTTACAAGAAAACGGTTACGATTAACGTAGTTTAA
- a CDS encoding twin-arginine translocation signal domain-containing protein codes for MGNNVSRRDFMKKTAAAAALILAGPAAGVLDAENVFAAAKKKASVAPIIKSDVKEIDGKKVIWLAENSPEYKKMMLPKIHLPLIAQNGGLVPLTIDSKHPMKKGNYVKAFHVYDLNNPVAKIATFNLTPENGKAYISTRIKIQQDSYVQVVTEFSDGKLFGNKKSIKVTVGGC; via the coding sequence ATGGGTAACAACGTATCGAGAAGGGATTTTATGAAAAAAACGGCCGCAGCCGCCGCATTGATTCTTGCTGGTCCGGCGGCCGGCGTTTTAGATGCGGAGAATGTTTTTGCGGCGGCTAAAAAGAAAGCTTCCGTTGCTCCAATTATTAAGTCCGACGTAAAAGAGATAGATGGCAAAAAGGTTATATGGCTCGCCGAAAACTCTCCCGAGTATAAAAAAATGATGCTGCCTAAGATTCATTTGCCTCTTATAGCTCAGAACGGAGGACTGGTTCCTTTGACTATCGATTCTAAACATCCTATGAAAAAAGGAAATTATGTCAAAGCATTTCATGTTTACGATCTTAACAATCCGGTTGCTAAAATAGCAACGTTTAATTTGACTCCGGAAAACGGAAAGGCTTACATATCTACTAGAATTAAAATTCAGCAGGATTCTTACGTTCAGGTTGTTACCGAGTTTTCTGACGGGAAATTGTTCGGAAATAAAAAATCTATAAAAGTTACGGTAGGCGGTTGCTGA